Proteins encoded in a region of the Trichosurus vulpecula isolate mTriVul1 chromosome 9, mTriVul1.pri, whole genome shotgun sequence genome:
- the ASB14 gene encoding ankyrin repeat and SOCS box protein 14 isoform X3 encodes MNNYNADEDLDDDFATQFVIQQSLQDICKPETIEHAEDNESLHSFLSPEYKKIVEAIKAGEEDALSKLSVHSSAFEEADQTGWLPLHHAAAQLNKHILELTLKGSQPRLWEQTTRKGETPLFLAVDKCLVENANFLLLNDCDPNTQNEEGHSPLLMAVKHHSYDMASLLITFGAKVNLCCANKRTALHEAARLGGKDMVDLLLRSGADPDPQSTYGFTPLALAAQGGHTEVMGLLLQKGANVLSQASDASSILLEAAAGGNPDSLTLLLEHGADANIPKSSGHLPIHVAADRGHLLALKILVPATDSVAIKRSGISPLHCAAAGAHSQCLEFLLRVGFDANFMLDQKIRKHYDDQRKSVLYFAVSNGDISSVKLLLNAGALPNQDPVNCLQIALRMGNYELVSLLLRHGANVNYVCRVNPLHFPSALQYTLKDEVMLRLLLNYGYDTERCFDCPHGDKVHSRYTFEGWTSTVIRDTLFCEVITLPWLQHLSGKVIQVMLDYVDRVQICSKLRTVLQEQASWSEINSVLKLP; translated from the exons ATGAATAATTACAATGCCGATGAAGACTTGGACGATGACTTTGCCACCCAGTTTGTCATTCAGCAGAGTTTGCAGGATATATGCAAGCCAGAGACCATAGAGCATGCAGAAGACAATGAGAG TCTCCATTCTTTTTTGAGCCCAGAATATAAGAAGATTGTTGAAGCAATCAAGGCAG GTGAGGAAGATGCTCTGTCAAAGCTGTCTGTGCACTCGTCGGCATTCGAGGAGGCGGATCAGACAGGCTGGCTCCCTTTACACCATGCAGCAGCTCAATTAAACAAACACATCTTGGAGCTCACTCTGAAAG GTTCACAACCCAGACTATGGGAGCAAACTACTCGGAAGGGTGAGACTCCGCTCTTCTTGGCTGTAGACAAATGCCTCGTGGAAAATGCCAACTTTCTTCTTCTCAATGACTGTGACCCCAACACTCAGAATGAAGAAGGCCATTCTCCTTTACTTATGG ctGTCAAACACCATTCCTATGACATGGCTTCCTTGCTGATCACCTTTGGAGCCAAAGTTAATTTGTGTTGTGCCAACAAGAGGACTGCATTGCATGAGGCTGCCCGACTGGGCGGGAAGGACATGGTAGACCTCTTATTGCGTTCGGGGGCTGATCCTGACCCACAGAGCACCTATGGATTCACGCCACTTGCTCTTGCTGCCCAAGGCGGGCACACGGAAGTTATGGGACTCTTATTACAAAAGG GGGCCAATGTTCTCTCACAGGCTTCAGATGCTTCATCCATTTTGCTTGAGGCTGCTGCTGGAGGAAATCCTGACTCTCTGACTCTCCTGCTGGAACATGGAGCTGATGCCAACATCCCCAAGAGTTCAGGCCACTTGCCTATTCATGTTGCTGCTGATCGAGGCCATTTATT AGCACTAAAGATTTTGGTCCCTGCGACTGATTCGGTTGCCATCAAGAGAAGCGGGATCAGCCCCCTCCACTGTGCAGCAGCTGGAGCACATTCACAATGCCTCGAGTTTCTCCTCCGAGTTGGGTTTGATGCTAACTTCATGCTCGATCAGAAAATTCGCAAACACTATGATGACCAAAGAAAGTCAGTCCTATATTTTGCTGTGTCAAATGGTGATATCTCCTCGGTGAAGCTGCTCCTGAATGCAGGGGCTCTGCCAAATCAAGACCCAGTCAACTGCCTCCAGATAGCCCTCAGAATGGGTAACTATGAGTTGGTAAGCCTGCTGCTCCGGCATGGAGCCAATGTCAATTATGTCTGCAGGGTGAATCCTTTGCATTTCCCATCGGCTCTGCAGTACACCCTCAAAGACGAGGTCATGTTAAGGCTGCTGCTCAACTACGGATATGACACGGAGAGGTGTTTCGACTGTCCCCATGGAGACAAAGTTCATTCCCGCTACACTTTTGAAGGCTGGACCTCGACTGTCATCCGAGATACACTG TTCTGCGAGGTGATCACTCTGCCTTGGCTGCAGCATCTCTCGGGTAAAGTCATTCAGGTGATGCTTGACTACGTCGACAGAGTTCAGATCTGCTCCAAGCTCAGAACTGTACTCCAAGAACAGGCATCGTGGTCAGAAATCAATTCAGTACTGA AACTTCCCTAA
- the ASB14 gene encoding ankyrin repeat and SOCS box protein 14 isoform X5, whose amino-acid sequence MNNYNADEDLDDDFATQFVIQQSLQDICKPETIEHAEDNESLHSFLSPEYKKIVEAIKAVKYPPYSTLKGEEDALSKLSVHSSAFEEADQTGWLPLHHAAAQLNKHILELTLKGSQPRLWEQTTRKGETPLFLAVDKCLVENANFLLLNDCDPNTQNEEGHSPLLMAVKHHSYDMASLLITFGAKVNLCCANKRTALHEAARLGGKDMVDLLLRSGADPDPQSTYGFTPLALAAQGGHTEVMGLLLQKGANVLSQASDASSILLEAAAGGNPDSLTLLLEHGADANIPKSSGHLPIHVAADRGHLLALKILVPATDSVAIKRSGISPLHCAAAGAHSQCLEFLLRVGFDANFMLDQKIRKHYDDQRKSVLYFAVSNGDISSVKLLLNAGALPNQDPVNCLQIALRMGNYELVSLLLRHGANVNYVCRVNPLHFPSALQYTLKDEVMLRLLLNYGYDTERCFDCPHGDKVHSRYTFEGWTSTVIRDTLFCEVITLPWLQHLSGKVIQVMLDYVDRVQICSKLRTVLQEQASWSEINSVLTNPRSLKHLCRLKIRKCMGRLRLRCPVFMSFLPLPNRLKEYVLFREYDLYGQGCLTGTW is encoded by the exons ATGAATAATTACAATGCCGATGAAGACTTGGACGATGACTTTGCCACCCAGTTTGTCATTCAGCAGAGTTTGCAGGATATATGCAAGCCAGAGACCATAGAGCATGCAGAAGACAATGAGAG TCTCCATTCTTTTTTGAGCCCAGAATATAAGAAGATTGTTGAAGCAATCAAGGCAGTTAAGTACCCTCCTTATTCTACCCTCAAGG GTGAGGAAGATGCTCTGTCAAAGCTGTCTGTGCACTCGTCGGCATTCGAGGAGGCGGATCAGACAGGCTGGCTCCCTTTACACCATGCAGCAGCTCAATTAAACAAACACATCTTGGAGCTCACTCTGAAAG GTTCACAACCCAGACTATGGGAGCAAACTACTCGGAAGGGTGAGACTCCGCTCTTCTTGGCTGTAGACAAATGCCTCGTGGAAAATGCCAACTTTCTTCTTCTCAATGACTGTGACCCCAACACTCAGAATGAAGAAGGCCATTCTCCTTTACTTATGG ctGTCAAACACCATTCCTATGACATGGCTTCCTTGCTGATCACCTTTGGAGCCAAAGTTAATTTGTGTTGTGCCAACAAGAGGACTGCATTGCATGAGGCTGCCCGACTGGGCGGGAAGGACATGGTAGACCTCTTATTGCGTTCGGGGGCTGATCCTGACCCACAGAGCACCTATGGATTCACGCCACTTGCTCTTGCTGCCCAAGGCGGGCACACGGAAGTTATGGGACTCTTATTACAAAAGG GGGCCAATGTTCTCTCACAGGCTTCAGATGCTTCATCCATTTTGCTTGAGGCTGCTGCTGGAGGAAATCCTGACTCTCTGACTCTCCTGCTGGAACATGGAGCTGATGCCAACATCCCCAAGAGTTCAGGCCACTTGCCTATTCATGTTGCTGCTGATCGAGGCCATTTATT AGCACTAAAGATTTTGGTCCCTGCGACTGATTCGGTTGCCATCAAGAGAAGCGGGATCAGCCCCCTCCACTGTGCAGCAGCTGGAGCACATTCACAATGCCTCGAGTTTCTCCTCCGAGTTGGGTTTGATGCTAACTTCATGCTCGATCAGAAAATTCGCAAACACTATGATGACCAAAGAAAGTCAGTCCTATATTTTGCTGTGTCAAATGGTGATATCTCCTCGGTGAAGCTGCTCCTGAATGCAGGGGCTCTGCCAAATCAAGACCCAGTCAACTGCCTCCAGATAGCCCTCAGAATGGGTAACTATGAGTTGGTAAGCCTGCTGCTCCGGCATGGAGCCAATGTCAATTATGTCTGCAGGGTGAATCCTTTGCATTTCCCATCGGCTCTGCAGTACACCCTCAAAGACGAGGTCATGTTAAGGCTGCTGCTCAACTACGGATATGACACGGAGAGGTGTTTCGACTGTCCCCATGGAGACAAAGTTCATTCCCGCTACACTTTTGAAGGCTGGACCTCGACTGTCATCCGAGATACACTG TTCTGCGAGGTGATCACTCTGCCTTGGCTGCAGCATCTCTCGGGTAAAGTCATTCAGGTGATGCTTGACTACGTCGACAGAGTTCAGATCTGCTCCAAGCTCAGAACTGTACTCCAAGAACAGGCATCGTGGTCAGAAATCAATTCAGTACTGA caaACCCTCGTTCCTTAAAACATCTTTGTCGTCTGAAGATTCGTAAATGCATGGGCCGCCTACGTCTCCGCTGCCCTGTCTTCATGTCATTTTTGCCACTACCCAATCGACTGAAAGAATATGTACTTTTCAGAGAGTATGACCTTTACGGACAAGGATGTTTAACAGGGACCTGGTAA
- the ASB14 gene encoding ankyrin repeat and SOCS box protein 14 isoform X1 codes for MNNYNADEDLDDDFATQFVIQQSLQDICKPETIEHAEDNESLHSFLSPEYKKIVEAIKAGEEDALSKLSVHSSAFEEADQTGWLPLHHAAAQLNKHILELTLKGSQPRLWEQTTRKGETPLFLAVDKCLVENANFLLLNDCDPNTQNEEGHSPLLMAVKHHSYDMASLLITFGAKVNLCCANKRTALHEAARLGGKDMVDLLLRSGADPDPQSTYGFTPLALAAQGGHTEVMGLLLQKGANVLSQASDASSILLEAAAGGNPDSLTLLLEHGADANIPKSSGHLPIHVAADRGHLLALKILVPATDSVAIKRSGISPLHCAAAGAHSQCLEFLLRVGFDANFMLDQKIRKHYDDQRKSVLYFAVSNGDISSVKLLLNAGALPNQDPVNCLQIALRMGNYELVSLLLRHGANVNYVCRVNPLHFPSALQYTLKDEVMLRLLLNYGYDTERCFDCPHGDKVHSRYTFEGWTSTVIRDTLFCEVITLPWLQHLSGKVIQVMLDYVDRVQICSKLRTVLQEQASWSEINSVLTNPRSLKHLCRLKIRKCMGRLRLRCPVFMSFLPLPNRLKEYVLFREYDLYGQGCLTGTW; via the exons ATGAATAATTACAATGCCGATGAAGACTTGGACGATGACTTTGCCACCCAGTTTGTCATTCAGCAGAGTTTGCAGGATATATGCAAGCCAGAGACCATAGAGCATGCAGAAGACAATGAGAG TCTCCATTCTTTTTTGAGCCCAGAATATAAGAAGATTGTTGAAGCAATCAAGGCAG GTGAGGAAGATGCTCTGTCAAAGCTGTCTGTGCACTCGTCGGCATTCGAGGAGGCGGATCAGACAGGCTGGCTCCCTTTACACCATGCAGCAGCTCAATTAAACAAACACATCTTGGAGCTCACTCTGAAAG GTTCACAACCCAGACTATGGGAGCAAACTACTCGGAAGGGTGAGACTCCGCTCTTCTTGGCTGTAGACAAATGCCTCGTGGAAAATGCCAACTTTCTTCTTCTCAATGACTGTGACCCCAACACTCAGAATGAAGAAGGCCATTCTCCTTTACTTATGG ctGTCAAACACCATTCCTATGACATGGCTTCCTTGCTGATCACCTTTGGAGCCAAAGTTAATTTGTGTTGTGCCAACAAGAGGACTGCATTGCATGAGGCTGCCCGACTGGGCGGGAAGGACATGGTAGACCTCTTATTGCGTTCGGGGGCTGATCCTGACCCACAGAGCACCTATGGATTCACGCCACTTGCTCTTGCTGCCCAAGGCGGGCACACGGAAGTTATGGGACTCTTATTACAAAAGG GGGCCAATGTTCTCTCACAGGCTTCAGATGCTTCATCCATTTTGCTTGAGGCTGCTGCTGGAGGAAATCCTGACTCTCTGACTCTCCTGCTGGAACATGGAGCTGATGCCAACATCCCCAAGAGTTCAGGCCACTTGCCTATTCATGTTGCTGCTGATCGAGGCCATTTATT AGCACTAAAGATTTTGGTCCCTGCGACTGATTCGGTTGCCATCAAGAGAAGCGGGATCAGCCCCCTCCACTGTGCAGCAGCTGGAGCACATTCACAATGCCTCGAGTTTCTCCTCCGAGTTGGGTTTGATGCTAACTTCATGCTCGATCAGAAAATTCGCAAACACTATGATGACCAAAGAAAGTCAGTCCTATATTTTGCTGTGTCAAATGGTGATATCTCCTCGGTGAAGCTGCTCCTGAATGCAGGGGCTCTGCCAAATCAAGACCCAGTCAACTGCCTCCAGATAGCCCTCAGAATGGGTAACTATGAGTTGGTAAGCCTGCTGCTCCGGCATGGAGCCAATGTCAATTATGTCTGCAGGGTGAATCCTTTGCATTTCCCATCGGCTCTGCAGTACACCCTCAAAGACGAGGTCATGTTAAGGCTGCTGCTCAACTACGGATATGACACGGAGAGGTGTTTCGACTGTCCCCATGGAGACAAAGTTCATTCCCGCTACACTTTTGAAGGCTGGACCTCGACTGTCATCCGAGATACACTG TTCTGCGAGGTGATCACTCTGCCTTGGCTGCAGCATCTCTCGGGTAAAGTCATTCAGGTGATGCTTGACTACGTCGACAGAGTTCAGATCTGCTCCAAGCTCAGAACTGTACTCCAAGAACAGGCATCGTGGTCAGAAATCAATTCAGTACTGA caaACCCTCGTTCCTTAAAACATCTTTGTCGTCTGAAGATTCGTAAATGCATGGGCCGCCTACGTCTCCGCTGCCCTGTCTTCATGTCATTTTTGCCACTACCCAATCGACTGAAAGAATATGTACTTTTCAGAGAGTATGACCTTTACGGACAAGGATGTTTAACAGGGACCTGGTAA
- the ASB14 gene encoding ankyrin repeat and SOCS box protein 14 isoform X2, which yields MQKTMRGEEDALSKLSVHSSAFEEADQTGWLPLHHAAAQLNKHILELTLKGSQPRLWEQTTRKGETPLFLAVDKCLVENANFLLLNDCDPNTQNEEGHSPLLMAVKHHSYDMASLLITFGAKVNLCCANKRTALHEAARLGGKDMVDLLLRSGADPDPQSTYGFTPLALAAQGGHTEVMGLLLQKGANVLSQASDASSILLEAAAGGNPDSLTLLLEHGADANIPKSSGHLPIHVAADRGHLLALKILVPATDSVAIKRSGISPLHCAAAGAHSQCLEFLLRVGFDANFMLDQKIRKHYDDQRKSVLYFAVSNGDISSVKLLLNAGALPNQDPVNCLQIALRMGNYELVSLLLRHGANVNYVCRVNPLHFPSALQYTLKDEVMLRLLLNYGYDTERCFDCPHGDKVHSRYTFEGWTSTVIRDTLFCEVITLPWLQHLSGKVIQVMLDYVDRVQICSKLRTVLQEQASWSEINSVLTNPRSLKHLCRLKIRKCMGRLRLRCPVFMSFLPLPNRLKEYVLFREYDLYGQGCLTGTW from the exons ATGCAGAAGACAATGAGAG GTGAGGAAGATGCTCTGTCAAAGCTGTCTGTGCACTCGTCGGCATTCGAGGAGGCGGATCAGACAGGCTGGCTCCCTTTACACCATGCAGCAGCTCAATTAAACAAACACATCTTGGAGCTCACTCTGAAAG GTTCACAACCCAGACTATGGGAGCAAACTACTCGGAAGGGTGAGACTCCGCTCTTCTTGGCTGTAGACAAATGCCTCGTGGAAAATGCCAACTTTCTTCTTCTCAATGACTGTGACCCCAACACTCAGAATGAAGAAGGCCATTCTCCTTTACTTATGG ctGTCAAACACCATTCCTATGACATGGCTTCCTTGCTGATCACCTTTGGAGCCAAAGTTAATTTGTGTTGTGCCAACAAGAGGACTGCATTGCATGAGGCTGCCCGACTGGGCGGGAAGGACATGGTAGACCTCTTATTGCGTTCGGGGGCTGATCCTGACCCACAGAGCACCTATGGATTCACGCCACTTGCTCTTGCTGCCCAAGGCGGGCACACGGAAGTTATGGGACTCTTATTACAAAAGG GGGCCAATGTTCTCTCACAGGCTTCAGATGCTTCATCCATTTTGCTTGAGGCTGCTGCTGGAGGAAATCCTGACTCTCTGACTCTCCTGCTGGAACATGGAGCTGATGCCAACATCCCCAAGAGTTCAGGCCACTTGCCTATTCATGTTGCTGCTGATCGAGGCCATTTATT AGCACTAAAGATTTTGGTCCCTGCGACTGATTCGGTTGCCATCAAGAGAAGCGGGATCAGCCCCCTCCACTGTGCAGCAGCTGGAGCACATTCACAATGCCTCGAGTTTCTCCTCCGAGTTGGGTTTGATGCTAACTTCATGCTCGATCAGAAAATTCGCAAACACTATGATGACCAAAGAAAGTCAGTCCTATATTTTGCTGTGTCAAATGGTGATATCTCCTCGGTGAAGCTGCTCCTGAATGCAGGGGCTCTGCCAAATCAAGACCCAGTCAACTGCCTCCAGATAGCCCTCAGAATGGGTAACTATGAGTTGGTAAGCCTGCTGCTCCGGCATGGAGCCAATGTCAATTATGTCTGCAGGGTGAATCCTTTGCATTTCCCATCGGCTCTGCAGTACACCCTCAAAGACGAGGTCATGTTAAGGCTGCTGCTCAACTACGGATATGACACGGAGAGGTGTTTCGACTGTCCCCATGGAGACAAAGTTCATTCCCGCTACACTTTTGAAGGCTGGACCTCGACTGTCATCCGAGATACACTG TTCTGCGAGGTGATCACTCTGCCTTGGCTGCAGCATCTCTCGGGTAAAGTCATTCAGGTGATGCTTGACTACGTCGACAGAGTTCAGATCTGCTCCAAGCTCAGAACTGTACTCCAAGAACAGGCATCGTGGTCAGAAATCAATTCAGTACTGA caaACCCTCGTTCCTTAAAACATCTTTGTCGTCTGAAGATTCGTAAATGCATGGGCCGCCTACGTCTCCGCTGCCCTGTCTTCATGTCATTTTTGCCACTACCCAATCGACTGAAAGAATATGTACTTTTCAGAGAGTATGACCTTTACGGACAAGGATGTTTAACAGGGACCTGGTAA
- the ASB14 gene encoding ankyrin repeat and SOCS box protein 14 isoform X4, whose protein sequence is MAVKHHSYDMASLLITFGAKVNLCCANKRTALHEAARLGGKDMVDLLLRSGADPDPQSTYGFTPLALAAQGGHTEVMGLLLQKGANVLSQASDASSILLEAAAGGNPDSLTLLLEHGADANIPKSSGHLPIHVAADRGHLLALKILVPATDSVAIKRSGISPLHCAAAGAHSQCLEFLLRVGFDANFMLDQKIRKHYDDQRKSVLYFAVSNGDISSVKLLLNAGALPNQDPVNCLQIALRMGNYELVSLLLRHGANVNYVCRVNPLHFPSALQYTLKDEVMLRLLLNYGYDTERCFDCPHGDKVHSRYTFEGWTSTVIRDTLFCEVITLPWLQHLSGKVIQVMLDYVDRVQICSKLRTVLQEQASWSEINSVLTNPRSLKHLCRLKIRKCMGRLRLRCPVFMSFLPLPNRLKEYVLFREYDLYGQGCLTGTW, encoded by the exons ATGG ctGTCAAACACCATTCCTATGACATGGCTTCCTTGCTGATCACCTTTGGAGCCAAAGTTAATTTGTGTTGTGCCAACAAGAGGACTGCATTGCATGAGGCTGCCCGACTGGGCGGGAAGGACATGGTAGACCTCTTATTGCGTTCGGGGGCTGATCCTGACCCACAGAGCACCTATGGATTCACGCCACTTGCTCTTGCTGCCCAAGGCGGGCACACGGAAGTTATGGGACTCTTATTACAAAAGG GGGCCAATGTTCTCTCACAGGCTTCAGATGCTTCATCCATTTTGCTTGAGGCTGCTGCTGGAGGAAATCCTGACTCTCTGACTCTCCTGCTGGAACATGGAGCTGATGCCAACATCCCCAAGAGTTCAGGCCACTTGCCTATTCATGTTGCTGCTGATCGAGGCCATTTATT AGCACTAAAGATTTTGGTCCCTGCGACTGATTCGGTTGCCATCAAGAGAAGCGGGATCAGCCCCCTCCACTGTGCAGCAGCTGGAGCACATTCACAATGCCTCGAGTTTCTCCTCCGAGTTGGGTTTGATGCTAACTTCATGCTCGATCAGAAAATTCGCAAACACTATGATGACCAAAGAAAGTCAGTCCTATATTTTGCTGTGTCAAATGGTGATATCTCCTCGGTGAAGCTGCTCCTGAATGCAGGGGCTCTGCCAAATCAAGACCCAGTCAACTGCCTCCAGATAGCCCTCAGAATGGGTAACTATGAGTTGGTAAGCCTGCTGCTCCGGCATGGAGCCAATGTCAATTATGTCTGCAGGGTGAATCCTTTGCATTTCCCATCGGCTCTGCAGTACACCCTCAAAGACGAGGTCATGTTAAGGCTGCTGCTCAACTACGGATATGACACGGAGAGGTGTTTCGACTGTCCCCATGGAGACAAAGTTCATTCCCGCTACACTTTTGAAGGCTGGACCTCGACTGTCATCCGAGATACACTG TTCTGCGAGGTGATCACTCTGCCTTGGCTGCAGCATCTCTCGGGTAAAGTCATTCAGGTGATGCTTGACTACGTCGACAGAGTTCAGATCTGCTCCAAGCTCAGAACTGTACTCCAAGAACAGGCATCGTGGTCAGAAATCAATTCAGTACTGA caaACCCTCGTTCCTTAAAACATCTTTGTCGTCTGAAGATTCGTAAATGCATGGGCCGCCTACGTCTCCGCTGCCCTGTCTTCATGTCATTTTTGCCACTACCCAATCGACTGAAAGAATATGTACTTTTCAGAGAGTATGACCTTTACGGACAAGGATGTTTAACAGGGACCTGGTAA